The proteins below come from a single Desulfomicrobium escambiense DSM 10707 genomic window:
- a CDS encoding L-lactate permease, with translation MSIPVLAMVALLPILVALVLMVGMRWPSTKAMPLAWLVCVLGAIGAWNLPVGYVTALSLQGIIIAIGVLIIVFGAIIILYTLKYSGGMETIQYGMQNISRDKRIQAIIIGYMFAAFIEGAAGFGTPAALAAPLLLSLGFPPLAAAVICLVFNSFPVSFGAVGTPILVGLKFLDPLAKAAVAAGTPGLNFVDFGSFAKVIGQWVTMMHGPMAVILPIFMLGFLTRFFGKNKSWSEGFAAWQFCVFSAVAFLVPYLTFAWLVGPEFPSMIGGLVGLGIIVAGAKAGFCVPKDTWDFGPQSTWDAEWTGTIATSTSTEFKPHMSQFKAWLPYILIGAILVVTRIPELGLKAVLAAQKLPFNDILGYKGVSASIDYLYLPGTIPFMLVAILTIALHGMKGDAVKQAWTESFVKMKAPTIALFAAVALVSIYRGSGVADAILNPNNYPSMPLAMAKTVAAFAGNAWPMLASYVGGLGAFITGSNTVSDLLFAEFQWGVAQQLELPRQIIVAAQVAGGAMGNMICIHNIVAVCAVTGLIGREGMILKRTFWPFVLYGIVVGIIASLMCFVFLPHLF, from the coding sequence ATGTCAATTCCTGTCTTGGCAATGGTGGCTCTGCTGCCCATTCTGGTTGCTCTCGTGCTGATGGTCGGCATGCGCTGGCCTTCGACGAAAGCCATGCCCCTGGCGTGGCTCGTGTGCGTGCTCGGCGCCATCGGCGCATGGAACTTGCCCGTCGGTTACGTGACCGCGCTTTCGCTGCAGGGCATCATCATCGCCATCGGCGTTCTGATCATCGTTTTCGGCGCCATCATCATCCTCTACACCCTGAAGTACTCAGGCGGCATGGAAACCATCCAGTACGGGATGCAGAACATCAGCCGCGACAAGCGCATCCAGGCCATCATCATCGGCTACATGTTCGCGGCCTTCATCGAAGGCGCGGCCGGCTTCGGCACGCCCGCAGCTCTCGCGGCTCCGCTGCTCCTGTCCCTGGGCTTCCCGCCCCTGGCCGCCGCGGTCATCTGTCTGGTCTTCAACTCTTTCCCGGTTTCTTTCGGCGCGGTCGGAACGCCCATCCTCGTGGGCCTGAAGTTCCTCGACCCGCTGGCCAAGGCCGCCGTTGCCGCCGGCACCCCCGGCCTGAACTTCGTTGATTTCGGTTCTTTCGCCAAGGTCATCGGCCAGTGGGTGACCATGATGCACGGTCCCATGGCCGTCATCCTGCCCATCTTCATGCTCGGCTTCCTGACCCGCTTCTTCGGCAAGAACAAGTCCTGGTCCGAAGGCTTCGCCGCTTGGCAGTTCTGTGTTTTCTCCGCCGTGGCCTTCCTGGTCCCGTACCTGACCTTCGCCTGGCTGGTCGGCCCGGAATTCCCGTCCATGATCGGTGGTCTCGTTGGCCTCGGCATCATCGTGGCCGGCGCCAAGGCCGGTTTCTGCGTACCCAAGGACACTTGGGACTTCGGCCCCCAGTCCACGTGGGACGCTGAGTGGACCGGTACCATCGCCACGTCCACCAGCACCGAGTTCAAGCCCCACATGAGCCAGTTCAAGGCATGGCTGCCCTATATCCTGATCGGCGCCATCCTGGTCGTGACCCGCATCCCCGAACTGGGCCTCAAGGCCGTCCTGGCCGCCCAGAAGCTGCCCTTCAACGACATCCTCGGCTACAAGGGCGTTTCCGCCTCCATCGACTACCTGTACCTGCCCGGCACCATCCCCTTCATGCTGGTCGCCATCCTGACCATCGCCCTCCACGGCATGAAGGGTGACGCAGTCAAGCAGGCCTGGACCGAGTCCTTCGTGAAGATGAAGGCCCCGACCATCGCGCTCTTCGCGGCCGTGGCCCTGGTCTCCATCTACCGCGGTTCCGGCGTGGCCGACGCGATCCTGAACCCCAACAACTACCCCTCCATGCCCCTGGCCATGGCCAAGACCGTCGCCGCTTTCGCCGGCAACGCCTGGCCCATGCTGGCCTCCTACGTGGGTGGTCTGGGCGCCTTCATCACCGGCTCCAACACGGTCTCCGACCTTCTGTTCGCCGAATTCCAGTGGGGCGTCGCCCAGCAGCTGGAACTGCCGCGCCAGATCATCGTGGCCGCCCAGGTCGCCGGCGGTGCCATGGGCAACATGATCTGCATCCACAACATCGTCGCCGTCTGCGCCGTCACCGGCCTGATCGGCCGCGAAGGCATGATCCTGAAGCGCACTTTCTGGCCCTTCGTGCTCTACGGCATCGTCGTGGGCATCATCGCCTCCCTGATGTGCTTCGTCTTCCTGCCTCACCTGTTCTAG
- the nifJ gene encoding pyruvate:ferredoxin (flavodoxin) oxidoreductase: protein MAKNMKTMDGNTAVTHIAYAMSDTAAIYPITPSSTMGEIADEWAAQGRLNIFDQKVLVRQMQSEAGAAGAVHGSLAGGALTSTFTCSQGLLLMIPNMYKISGELLPGVFHVSARAVAAHALSIFGDHQDVMACRQTGFAMLASSSVQECMDLALVAHLSSIESSIPFLHFFDGFRSSHEIQKIEVIDYEDIKKVVNYEAIAEFRARAMSPANPSIRGTAQNPDIYYQGREASNVYYDQLSSIVVEQMKKVASITGRSYKPFDYVGHPQAERVIVAMGSSCETIEEVVRHLLAKGEKVGLVKVRLYRPFLPEYFLQVLPATASVITVLDRTKEPGAKGDPLYKDICTAYMERGEMPEIVAGRYGLGSKEFTPAMVKAVYDNMLVAQPKHHFNVGIDDDVTHTSLDVPAFADTTPAGTVQCKFWGLGSDGTVGANKEAIKIIGDNTDMYAQGYFAYDSKKSGGITVSHLRFGKEPIQSTYLVNAADYIACHKASYVHTYDVLDGIKDGGTFVLNSNWTAEDMEKELPASMRRTIAKKNLKFYNIDAVKIAAEVGLGNRINMVMQTAFFKLANVMPFEEAVALLKKAIKKAYGKKGDKIVNMNIAAVDQASANLIEIKVPASWADAACDCGAGKDEPDFVKNVMRPILAQKGDSLPVSAFEPDGLFPVATSQFEKRGVAINVPEWIAANCIQCNQCSFVCPHAAILPVLLTDEEMAEAPETFETIDALGKELKGMKFRIQVNTLDCMGCGNCADICPAKTTALVMKPLETQTPKEVPNYDFSVTVPFKDNLMRRDTVKGSQLQKPLMEFSGACSGCGETPYVKVLTQLFGERMVIANATGCSSIWGASAPTTPYTVNAEGHGPAWGNSLFEDAAEFGYGIQMAYAQRQAKLVDLVVKALEGELPEDLAEAFKGWLENRGNAEKSKEYGDTVRDILAFMNRDVLLDEIYENEELFTKNSFWIFGGDGWAYDIGYGGLDHVLASGEDINVLVMDTEVYSNTGGQSSKATPLGSIAKFAASGKRTGKKDLGRMAMSYGYVYVATVSMGYDKQQLLKAFREAEAYPGPSLIIAYAPCINQGLRKGMGKTQLESKLAVQSGYWPLYRYNPLLAEEGKNPFTLDSKAPDGSIQEFLASENRYALLEKIAPEDSKRLRTQIEQDYQHRFAMYEYLSKQEFAPVQAASEPVAAAVPAGEGCTLTATAEHSGANKPAEPCDDGRAGK from the coding sequence ATGGCAAAAAATATGAAAACCATGGATGGGAACACCGCCGTCACCCATATCGCCTATGCGATGAGTGACACGGCCGCCATTTACCCGATCACCCCCTCTTCGACCATGGGTGAGATCGCGGACGAGTGGGCGGCCCAGGGCCGGCTGAATATTTTCGACCAGAAGGTCCTGGTTCGTCAGATGCAGTCCGAAGCTGGCGCTGCCGGCGCTGTGCACGGCTCCCTGGCCGGAGGCGCGCTGACCTCCACCTTTACCTGTTCCCAGGGCCTCTTGCTCATGATCCCCAACATGTACAAGATTTCCGGCGAACTGCTTCCGGGCGTCTTCCATGTCAGCGCGCGCGCCGTGGCCGCGCATGCCCTGTCGATCTTCGGCGACCACCAGGATGTCATGGCCTGTCGCCAGACCGGTTTCGCCATGCTGGCTTCCAGCTCCGTGCAGGAGTGCATGGACCTGGCCCTGGTCGCGCATCTGTCCTCCATCGAATCGAGCATCCCCTTCCTGCACTTCTTCGACGGCTTCCGCTCTTCCCATGAAATTCAGAAGATCGAGGTCATCGACTACGAAGACATCAAGAAGGTCGTCAATTACGAGGCCATCGCCGAATTCCGCGCCCGCGCCATGAGCCCGGCCAATCCGTCCATTCGCGGCACCGCCCAGAACCCGGACATCTACTATCAGGGCCGCGAAGCTTCCAACGTCTACTACGATCAGCTTTCCTCCATCGTGGTCGAGCAGATGAAGAAGGTCGCCTCGATCACCGGCCGTTCCTACAAGCCTTTCGACTACGTCGGCCACCCGCAGGCCGAGCGCGTCATCGTGGCCATGGGCTCTTCCTGTGAAACCATCGAGGAAGTGGTGCGCCACCTTCTGGCCAAGGGCGAGAAGGTCGGTCTGGTCAAGGTTCGCCTGTACCGTCCGTTCCTGCCCGAGTACTTCCTGCAGGTCCTGCCCGCCACGGCCTCCGTCATCACCGTGCTCGACCGCACCAAGGAGCCCGGCGCCAAGGGCGATCCGCTCTACAAGGACATTTGCACCGCCTACATGGAGCGCGGCGAAATGCCCGAGATCGTCGCCGGCCGTTACGGTCTGGGCTCCAAAGAGTTCACCCCGGCCATGGTCAAGGCCGTCTATGACAACATGCTGGTCGCCCAGCCCAAGCATCATTTCAATGTCGGCATCGACGACGATGTGACCCACACCTCCCTCGACGTGCCGGCCTTCGCCGACACCACCCCGGCCGGCACCGTGCAGTGCAAGTTCTGGGGCCTGGGCTCCGACGGCACCGTCGGCGCCAACAAGGAAGCCATCAAGATCATCGGTGACAACACCGACATGTACGCCCAGGGCTACTTCGCCTACGATTCCAAGAAGTCCGGCGGCATCACCGTGTCCCACCTGCGTTTCGGCAAGGAGCCCATCCAGTCCACGTACCTGGTCAACGCCGCCGACTACATCGCCTGCCACAAGGCCAGCTACGTGCACACCTACGACGTGCTCGACGGCATCAAGGACGGCGGCACCTTCGTGCTCAACTCCAACTGGACCGCCGAGGACATGGAGAAGGAACTGCCCGCCTCCATGCGCCGCACCATCGCCAAGAAGAACCTCAAGTTCTACAACATCGACGCGGTCAAGATCGCGGCGGAAGTGGGCCTTGGTAACCGCATCAACATGGTCATGCAGACCGCCTTCTTCAAGCTGGCCAACGTCATGCCCTTCGAAGAGGCCGTCGCGCTCCTGAAGAAGGCCATCAAGAAGGCCTACGGCAAGAAGGGCGATAAGATCGTCAACATGAACATAGCCGCCGTGGATCAGGCCTCCGCGAATCTGATCGAGATCAAGGTCCCGGCCTCCTGGGCCGACGCAGCCTGCGACTGCGGTGCCGGCAAGGACGAACCCGATTTCGTCAAGAACGTCATGCGTCCCATCCTGGCCCAGAAGGGCGACAGCCTGCCCGTGTCCGCCTTCGAGCCGGACGGACTGTTTCCCGTGGCCACCTCCCAGTTCGAGAAGCGCGGCGTGGCCATCAACGTGCCCGAATGGATCGCGGCCAACTGCATCCAGTGCAACCAGTGCTCCTTCGTCTGCCCGCACGCCGCCATCCTGCCCGTGCTGCTGACGGATGAGGAGATGGCCGAGGCCCCCGAGACCTTCGAGACCATCGATGCCCTGGGCAAGGAACTCAAAGGCATGAAGTTCCGCATCCAGGTCAACACCCTGGACTGCATGGGCTGCGGCAACTGCGCCGACATCTGCCCGGCCAAGACCACGGCCTTGGTCATGAAGCCCCTGGAGACCCAGACCCCGAAGGAAGTGCCCAATTACGACTTCTCGGTCACCGTTCCCTTCAAGGACAACCTCATGCGCCGCGACACGGTCAAGGGCAGCCAGCTGCAGAAGCCGCTGATGGAATTCTCCGGCGCCTGCTCAGGCTGCGGCGAAACCCCGTACGTCAAGGTGCTGACCCAGCTCTTCGGTGAGCGCATGGTCATCGCCAACGCCACGGGCTGCTCCTCCATCTGGGGCGCCTCCGCGCCGACCACTCCCTACACGGTCAACGCCGAAGGGCACGGCCCGGCCTGGGGCAACTCCCTGTTCGAGGATGCCGCCGAATTCGGTTACGGCATTCAGATGGCCTATGCCCAGCGTCAGGCCAAGCTGGTCGACCTGGTCGTCAAGGCTCTGGAAGGCGAGCTTCCCGAAGATCTGGCCGAAGCCTTCAAGGGCTGGCTCGAAAACCGCGGCAACGCGGAAAAATCCAAAGAATACGGCGATACCGTTCGTGACATCCTGGCCTTCATGAACCGCGACGTGCTGCTCGACGAGATCTACGAGAACGAGGAGCTCTTCACCAAGAACTCCTTCTGGATCTTCGGCGGCGACGGTTGGGCCTACGATATCGGCTATGGCGGGCTGGACCATGTTCTGGCCTCTGGCGAAGACATCAACGTTCTGGTGATGGACACGGAAGTGTACTCCAACACTGGCGGGCAGTCCTCCAAGGCGACCCCGCTCGGCTCCATCGCCAAGTTCGCTGCTTCAGGAAAGCGGACAGGGAAGAAGGATCTCGGACGCATGGCCATGAGCTACGGCTATGTCTACGTGGCCACGGTCTCCATGGGCTACGACAAGCAGCAGCTCCTGAAGGCCTTCCGCGAGGCGGAGGCCTATCCCGGGCCGTCTCTGATCATTGCCTACGCTCCGTGCATCAACCAGGGACTTCGCAAGGGCATGGGCAAGACCCAGCTCGAGTCGAAGCTGGCCGTGCAGTCCGGCTACTGGCCGCTGTACCGCTACAATCCCTTGTTGGCCGAAGAGGGCAAGAACCCCTTCACCCTGGACTCCAAGGCTCCGGACGGGTCCATCCAGGAGTTCCTGGCCAGCGAAAACCGGTATGCTCTGCTCGAAAAGATCGCGCCCGAAGACTCCAAGCGTCTGCGCACCCAGATCGAGCAGGATTACCAGCACCGTTTTGCGATGTACGAGTACCTCTCCAAGCAGGAGTTCGCTCCGGTCCAGGCCGCTTCCGAGCCTGTAGCCGCCGCTGTTCCTGCCGGTGAGGGCTGTACGCTTACGGCAACCGCCGAGCACTCCGGGGCCAACAAGCCCGCGGAGCCCTGCGATGACGGTCGCGCCGGAAAATAG
- a CDS encoding sigma-54-dependent transcriptional regulator: protein MARILIIDDDRQVCETLESLVHRLGHECHAAQTLKDGLAQLGNGEFDLVFLDVRLPDGNGLEALGQIRSQAAPPDVIVLTGQGDPEGAELAIQGGVWDYLVKPSPIRQIKETLNRALAQRQDRKDLALDLTDVVGQSNAMRQCYERLAQASGSDSTVLVTGETGTGKELLARTIHRNSGRADRAFVVVDCAALTESLLESILFGHTKGAFTGAARDRVGLVKLADGGTLFLDEIGELPLSAQKTFLRVLQEHRFRPVGGNQELQSDFRLISATNRDLSAMVAAGEFRQDLFYRINTIHLTLPPLREREEDILILARHHIDKLCRQRNIPVKEMDPEFMAMLRLYDWPGNVRELFNTIEQAFVLSGAEKTVYVQHLPQAVRIRVAKSMLERSREDAVVEAGDGRDEENLPSLKDFKTAMEREYLQRLLRAHGRDIPKMLGVSGLSRSHLYAMLKKHDLEA, encoded by the coding sequence ATGGCGAGGATTCTGATCATCGACGACGACAGGCAGGTCTGCGAGACCCTTGAAAGCCTGGTCCACAGGCTGGGCCACGAGTGTCATGCGGCCCAGACACTGAAGGATGGGCTGGCGCAGTTGGGCAACGGGGAATTCGACCTCGTCTTTCTCGACGTGCGCCTGCCCGATGGCAACGGGCTTGAGGCCCTGGGTCAGATCCGCAGCCAGGCCGCGCCGCCGGACGTCATCGTCCTGACCGGCCAGGGCGACCCCGAAGGCGCGGAGCTGGCCATCCAGGGGGGCGTCTGGGACTACCTGGTCAAGCCGTCGCCCATCAGGCAGATCAAGGAGACCCTCAATCGGGCCCTGGCCCAGCGGCAGGACAGAAAGGACCTCGCCCTGGATCTCACGGACGTGGTGGGGCAGAGCAACGCCATGCGCCAGTGCTACGAACGCCTGGCCCAGGCCAGCGGCTCGGATTCGACGGTTCTGGTCACGGGTGAGACGGGCACGGGCAAGGAACTGCTGGCCCGGACCATTCACCGCAATTCGGGCCGGGCCGACCGCGCCTTCGTGGTCGTGGACTGTGCGGCCCTGACGGAATCCCTGCTGGAGAGCATCCTTTTCGGCCACACCAAGGGCGCCTTCACGGGCGCGGCCCGGGACCGCGTGGGCTTGGTCAAGCTCGCCGACGGGGGCACCCTGTTTCTGGACGAGATCGGCGAACTGCCCCTCTCGGCCCAGAAGACCTTTCTGCGCGTCCTGCAGGAGCACCGTTTCAGGCCCGTGGGCGGGAACCAGGAGCTGCAGAGCGACTTCCGCCTCATCTCGGCCACGAACCGGGACCTGTCGGCCATGGTCGCGGCGGGGGAGTTCCGGCAGGACCTCTTCTACCGCATCAACACCATCCACCTGACCCTGCCGCCCCTGCGCGAACGGGAGGAGGACATTCTGATCCTGGCGCGGCACCACATCGACAAGCTCTGCCGGCAGCGCAACATCCCGGTCAAGGAGATGGACCCGGAGTTCATGGCCATGCTCCGTCTCTACGATTGGCCCGGAAACGTCCGCGAACTCTTCAACACCATCGAACAGGCCTTCGTGCTGTCGGGCGCGGAGAAGACGGTCTACGTGCAGCACCTGCCGCAGGCGGTGCGTATCCGGGTGGCCAAATCCATGCTGGAGAGGAGTCGGGAAGATGCGGTGGTAGAGGCAGGAGACGGAAGGGACGAAGAGAATCTCCCTTCATTGAAGGACTTCAAGACCGCGATGGAAAGGGAGTACCTGCAGAGGCTCTTGCGGGCCCATGGGAGGGATATCCCCAAGATGCTCGGCGTATCGGGACTTTCCCGGTCTCACCTGTACGCCATGCTCAAAAAGCACGACCTCGAGGCGTAG
- a CDS encoding FAD-binding oxidoreductase yields the protein MISASLLTEFQNLLGKDNVLVSESDRHAYSYDAAVLDAVVPELVLRPTNSEQLGKTVALCNENKLPMTVRGAGTNLSGGTIPTKEHGVVILTNGLNKILEINEQDLYAVVQPGVVTAKFAAEVARRGLFYPPDPGSQAVSTLGGNVSENAGGLRGLKYGVTKDYVMGVNFWNAEGEYVKSGGKTVKCVTGLNIAQLMVGSEGTLGVFDEIILKLVPPPVASKAMLAEFDDINKASETVAAIIANKIVPCTLELLDNATINYVEDFTKAGLPCDAAAILLIEVDGGHIALVEDDAEKVVEICKKHGARRVQMAKDAAEKNKLWEARRNALPALARARPTTVLEDATVPRSQIPAMIKAINDIAAKYKLQIGTFGHAGDGNLHPTILTDKRDKEEFHRVEQAVDEIFDVALSLGGTLSGEHGIGTAKSKWLEKETSKATIIYSRRLKKAVDPNYLLNPGKIIGG from the coding sequence ATGATTTCAGCGAGTCTGCTCACCGAGTTCCAGAATCTGCTGGGCAAAGACAATGTCCTCGTAAGCGAGTCCGACCGCCACGCCTATTCCTACGATGCCGCCGTGCTCGACGCGGTCGTCCCGGAACTGGTGCTGCGTCCGACCAACAGTGAACAGCTGGGCAAGACCGTGGCTCTGTGCAACGAGAACAAGTTGCCCATGACCGTGCGCGGCGCCGGCACCAACCTGAGCGGCGGGACCATCCCGACCAAGGAACACGGGGTCGTCATCCTGACCAACGGCCTGAACAAGATCCTCGAGATCAACGAGCAGGACCTCTACGCCGTGGTTCAGCCCGGCGTGGTCACCGCCAAGTTCGCGGCCGAAGTCGCGCGTCGCGGCCTCTTTTATCCGCCGGACCCGGGCTCCCAGGCCGTTTCCACCCTGGGCGGCAACGTCAGCGAGAACGCCGGCGGTCTGCGCGGCCTGAAGTACGGCGTGACCAAGGACTACGTCATGGGCGTGAATTTCTGGAACGCCGAGGGCGAGTACGTCAAATCCGGCGGCAAGACCGTCAAGTGCGTCACTGGCCTCAACATCGCCCAGCTCATGGTCGGTTCCGAAGGCACCCTCGGCGTGTTCGACGAGATCATCCTCAAGCTCGTCCCGCCGCCAGTGGCCTCCAAGGCCATGCTGGCCGAGTTCGACGACATCAACAAGGCCTCCGAGACCGTGGCCGCCATCATCGCCAACAAGATCGTGCCCTGCACCCTTGAGCTCCTGGACAACGCGACCATCAACTATGTCGAGGATTTCACCAAGGCCGGCCTGCCCTGTGACGCCGCGGCCATCCTGCTGATCGAGGTCGACGGCGGGCACATCGCCCTGGTCGAGGACGACGCCGAGAAGGTTGTCGAGATCTGCAAGAAGCACGGCGCCCGCCGCGTGCAGATGGCCAAGGACGCCGCCGAGAAGAACAAGCTGTGGGAAGCCCGCCGCAACGCGCTGCCGGCCCTGGCCCGCGCCCGTCCGACCACCGTTCTCGAAGATGCCACCGTGCCGCGCAGCCAGATCCCGGCCATGATCAAAGCCATCAACGACATTGCCGCCAAGTACAAGCTGCAGATCGGCACCTTCGGCCACGCCGGCGATGGCAACCTGCACCCGACCATCCTGACGGACAAGCGCGACAAGGAAGAGTTCCACCGCGTGGAGCAGGCCGTCGACGAGATCTTCGACGTGGCCCTGTCCCTGGGTGGCACCCTGTCCGGCGAGCACGGCATCGGCACGGCCAAGTCCAAGTGGCTGGAGAAGGAAACCTCCAAGGCGACCATCATCTACTCGCGCAGACTGAAGAAGGCGGTTGACCCCAACTACCTGCTCAATCCCGGCAAGATCATCGGAGGCTAG
- a CDS encoding (Fe-S)-binding protein has product MHEDLHQLAKMLHELDDQMVACMKCGMCQAVCPVFSETMKEGDVARGKIALLENLSHEMIADAEGVQDKLNKCLLCGSCAANCPSGVKVLDIFFKARVIVNTYMGLSATKKAIFQGLLTKPALFNSVLDVASKFQGVFTKTANEVIGSSCSRINAPVIGERHFMPLAKKPLRKLEPALNTRPGKGGYRVAFFPGCVIDKIYPQVGQAVLKVLRHHELGIYMPAGQACCGIPALASGDKESFDKLVKCNLEIFEKENFDYLLTACATCTATIHELWPMMSGDKTESMQERIAALAAKTMDVNQFMVDVLKVAAPVQGHGTKVTYHDPCHLKKSMKVFEQPRALLKSNPKVEFVEMSEADRCCGCGGSFNLQHYGLSKDIGKIKRDNIVASGAQVVATGCPACMMQISDMLSQHGDKIAVKHVMEIYAETL; this is encoded by the coding sequence ATGCACGAAGATCTCCATCAGCTAGCCAAGATGCTGCACGAGCTCGACGACCAGATGGTCGCGTGCATGAAGTGCGGCATGTGTCAGGCGGTCTGCCCGGTATTCTCCGAAACCATGAAGGAGGGCGACGTCGCCCGCGGCAAGATCGCGCTTCTGGAAAACCTGTCCCACGAGATGATCGCGGACGCCGAAGGTGTGCAGGACAAGCTCAACAAGTGCCTGCTCTGCGGCTCCTGCGCGGCCAACTGCCCCAGCGGCGTGAAGGTGCTTGACATCTTCTTCAAGGCCCGCGTCATCGTGAACACGTACATGGGCCTTTCGGCCACCAAGAAGGCCATCTTCCAGGGCCTGCTGACCAAGCCGGCGCTCTTCAACTCCGTGCTGGACGTGGCCTCCAAGTTCCAGGGCGTGTTCACCAAGACCGCCAACGAGGTCATCGGTTCGTCCTGCTCGCGCATCAACGCGCCGGTCATCGGCGAGCGGCATTTCATGCCCCTGGCCAAGAAGCCCCTGCGCAAGCTGGAGCCGGCCCTGAACACCCGTCCCGGCAAGGGCGGCTACCGCGTGGCCTTCTTTCCCGGCTGCGTCATCGACAAGATCTACCCGCAGGTCGGCCAGGCCGTCCTGAAGGTCCTGCGGCACCACGAACTGGGCATCTACATGCCCGCCGGCCAGGCATGCTGCGGTATCCCGGCCTTGGCCTCGGGCGACAAGGAATCCTTCGACAAGCTCGTGAAATGCAATCTCGAGATCTTCGAGAAGGAGAACTTCGACTACCTGCTCACGGCCTGCGCCACCTGTACGGCCACCATCCACGAGCTGTGGCCCATGATGTCCGGCGACAAGACCGAGAGCATGCAGGAGCGCATCGCCGCCCTGGCGGCCAAGACCATGGATGTGAACCAGTTCATGGTCGACGTGCTCAAGGTCGCCGCGCCGGTGCAGGGACACGGGACCAAGGTCACGTACCACGACCCGTGCCACCTCAAGAAGTCCATGAAGGTCTTCGAGCAGCCCCGTGCGCTCCTCAAGAGCAACCCCAAGGTGGAGTTCGTGGAGATGTCCGAGGCAGACCGCTGCTGCGGCTGCGGCGGCAGCTTCAACCTGCAGCACTACGGGCTGTCCAAGGACATCGGCAAGATCAAGCGCGACAACATCGTCGCGTCCGGCGCCCAGGTCGTGGCCACGGGCTGCCCGGCGTGCATGATGCAGATCTCCGACATGCTGTCCCAGCATGGAGACAAGATCGCAGTCAAACACGTTATGGAAATCTACGCGGAAACGCTGTAA